A single Anatilimnocola floriformis DNA region contains:
- a CDS encoding S1 family peptidase codes for MLLGISRAAVAQSWLPVGNQNNVGAAGNLGGLLPSAPREPAGQVVSRTAHPAVARIVVQEKTGVSYGSGTLIDVRGEYGLLITNWHVVRDSAGGSIYAFFSDGFQTPATIVKADKDWDLAALTIRKPPGVQPIAISRTAPKIGDWLCIAGYGSGDYRAAAGRCTQYVSPATNLPYEMVELGAEARQGDSGGPIFNERLELAGVLFGAARGTTSGSYCGRVLNFLQGVMPAAAEAPVAIPPAGQSDLATQLPAAPPPSTQPPAADAHLFAAAPPPTPHNEAPPLAIDTVVPVTDQARAAARILANQTSVETPPRQLMPLPARSAAPLTLVTGEEPLDDRTALRPTPNRNIDSRELAIAPRQEGPIAADALNVIHSLPSRVPNGAPLEATPADQLIAAAWKQIGGSTLFDQGKTLLAVLGLLGLLIQFWRLNSRPDPHDDD; via the coding sequence TTGTTGCTGGGCATTTCGCGCGCAGCGGTCGCCCAATCCTGGCTGCCGGTCGGCAACCAAAACAACGTCGGCGCCGCTGGCAACCTGGGCGGCCTCTTGCCATCGGCCCCGCGCGAACCAGCCGGGCAAGTCGTTTCCCGCACCGCTCATCCTGCCGTGGCCCGCATCGTGGTGCAGGAAAAGACTGGCGTCTCTTACGGCAGCGGCACGCTGATCGATGTCCGCGGCGAATATGGTCTGCTGATCACCAACTGGCACGTCGTCCGCGACTCGGCCGGCGGCTCGATCTACGCCTTCTTCTCGGATGGCTTTCAAACGCCCGCCACGATCGTCAAAGCCGACAAAGATTGGGATCTGGCCGCGCTGACGATTCGCAAACCGCCGGGCGTGCAACCAATTGCCATCTCGCGAACTGCACCCAAGATTGGCGACTGGCTGTGCATCGCCGGTTACGGTTCGGGCGACTATCGCGCTGCCGCAGGTCGCTGCACGCAGTATGTGTCGCCTGCCACGAATTTGCCTTATGAAATGGTCGAGCTCGGCGCCGAGGCTCGCCAGGGTGATTCCGGCGGCCCGATTTTCAATGAACGACTGGAGCTCGCCGGAGTGCTCTTCGGCGCTGCCCGCGGAACAACGTCAGGAAGCTATTGCGGCCGAGTGCTGAACTTTTTGCAGGGCGTGATGCCGGCTGCCGCCGAAGCGCCGGTGGCCATTCCGCCTGCCGGCCAAAGTGATCTGGCCACGCAGTTGCCCGCAGCGCCGCCACCCTCCACGCAACCGCCAGCGGCCGATGCTCATTTGTTTGCCGCCGCTCCGCCGCCGACTCCGCACAACGAAGCGCCGCCACTGGCGATCGACACTGTCGTGCCGGTCACCGATCAGGCCCGCGCCGCGGCTCGCATCCTGGCCAATCAAACGAGTGTCGAAACACCGCCGCGGCAACTCATGCCGTTGCCCGCTCGCTCGGCCGCGCCACTCACGCTCGTGACCGGTGAAGAACCGCTCGACGATCGCACGGCTTTGCGTCCCACGCCGAATCGCAATATCGACTCCCGCGAACTCGCCATCGCGCCGCGGCAAGAAGGTCCCATCGCTGCCGATGCTCTCAATGTCATCCACAGCTTGCCATCGCGTGTGCCGAACGGCGCGCCACTCGAAGCCACGCCCGCCGATCAACTGATTGCCGCGGCCTGGAAACAAATCGGCGGGAGCACGCTCTTCGATCAAGGCAAAACGTTGCTCGCCGTGCTCGGCTTGCTGGGGCTGTTGATTCAGTTCTGGCGTCTCAACAGCCGGCCCGATCCGCATGATGATGATTAA
- a CDS encoding putative quinol monooxygenase, producing MIGGLKVISVKEGEQHEFERLFAELREVMRTAEPGCLLYSLLRSRRDDRCYIVHEQYSDAAALAAHESSAHGAKYFPQIRALLESITVEYFDSVVE from the coding sequence ATGATCGGTGGTTTGAAAGTAATCAGCGTCAAGGAAGGCGAACAACATGAGTTCGAACGACTGTTCGCCGAATTGCGTGAAGTGATGCGCACCGCCGAGCCGGGTTGCCTCCTTTACTCTCTGCTACGTTCGCGGCGCGATGACCGCTGCTATATTGTTCACGAGCAATATAGCGACGCTGCGGCGCTCGCGGCCCATGAATCATCAGCGCATGGCGCGAAGTATTTTCCGCAGATCCGCGCGCTGCTGGAAAGCATTACCGTCGAGTATTTTGACAGCGTTGTGGAGTAA
- a CDS encoding DUF6891 domain-containing protein translates to MSDTDDYILQKIKTYVWSGFYSPEEVDSMIDDILEEDANEAMLRAAVEPEFAAKAAAEEDWPEETDCDRLDGAFEELNDGGIIALHNAGYTMSDGLSDVSEELHERGRDQVRGFCFYHGQDLERAVDGGGLMLAFGAIPDEPAKNKKIGELLKYTLEEWGFTVEWSGDVGTRLSLPTLDWKRSLEQSEDEDFDDDDDFDEDDD, encoded by the coding sequence ATGAGCGATACCGACGATTACATCCTGCAAAAGATCAAGACCTATGTTTGGTCGGGTTTCTATTCACCGGAAGAAGTCGACTCGATGATCGACGACATCCTGGAGGAAGACGCGAATGAGGCCATGCTGCGGGCCGCCGTTGAACCGGAGTTCGCAGCCAAGGCCGCTGCGGAAGAAGATTGGCCGGAGGAGACCGATTGCGATCGGCTCGATGGCGCCTTTGAGGAACTCAACGACGGCGGCATCATCGCGCTGCATAACGCGGGGTACACGATGTCGGATGGACTTAGCGACGTCAGTGAAGAACTGCACGAGCGCGGCCGCGATCAAGTCCGCGGCTTCTGCTTTTATCATGGCCAAGATCTGGAGCGGGCCGTCGACGGCGGTGGGCTGATGCTGGCCTTTGGCGCGATCCCCGACGAGCCGGCAAAAAACAAAAAGATCGGCGAACTCCTCAAATACACTCTGGAGGAATGGGGCTTCACCGTCGAATGGAGTGGCGATGTCGGAACACGCCTCTCGCTGCCTACGCTCGATTGGAAGCGGTCCCTTGAACAATCCGAAGACGAAGATTTCGATGACGACGATGATTTCGACGAAGACGATGACTAG
- a CDS encoding acyl-CoA desaturase produces the protein MSLGTRSEDLKARRAKHDKKKQAHKEPKAHQSSHPTADHHTDKDAVLLESLLSDGQKAGKINQAATKRDNEERTAINYASIIWIVGLHIGCFAAPFYFSWEGLGLMLFMHWVTGCVGVTLGFHRLLTHSSFQTWKPIRYFLATVGGFAGEGDVIEWVANHRQHHAHSDHEHDPHSPRDGSWWSHMWWLCWTFPSDAQVRHHKRWAPDLVKDRGMVWVGRMFLPSQFILGGLFLAAGYGVGVLEDMKNPWWMATSFVVWGVFVRMVAVLHTTWFVNSASHMWGYRNYETTDDSKNNWWVAIIAYGEGWHNNHHAWPRMAPHGHRWWEFDVTYCIIRLMRWTGLAWNVVDYQRKGTKVDLSTAPKDGHMDKVAA, from the coding sequence GTGTCCCTTGGCACCCGATCGGAAGATCTCAAAGCCCGCCGCGCAAAGCACGACAAGAAAAAGCAGGCTCACAAAGAGCCCAAAGCTCATCAGTCGTCGCATCCGACGGCGGATCATCATACGGACAAAGATGCCGTACTGCTGGAATCGCTTCTCAGCGATGGTCAGAAGGCTGGCAAGATCAATCAAGCCGCTACCAAGCGCGATAACGAAGAACGCACCGCCATCAACTACGCTTCGATCATCTGGATCGTCGGTTTGCACATCGGCTGCTTCGCGGCTCCTTTCTACTTCTCGTGGGAAGGCCTCGGCTTGATGTTGTTCATGCACTGGGTCACCGGTTGCGTGGGCGTGACACTTGGTTTCCATCGTTTGCTGACGCACAGCAGCTTTCAAACCTGGAAGCCGATTCGTTACTTCCTGGCCACCGTCGGCGGTTTCGCCGGCGAAGGCGACGTCATCGAATGGGTTGCCAACCATCGTCAGCACCATGCTCACAGCGATCACGAACACGATCCCCACTCGCCCCGCGATGGCTCGTGGTGGAGCCACATGTGGTGGCTGTGCTGGACCTTCCCTTCGGACGCTCAAGTTCGCCATCACAAGCGTTGGGCGCCAGACCTGGTGAAGGATCGCGGCATGGTGTGGGTCGGCCGCATGTTTCTGCCGTCGCAGTTCATTCTCGGTGGCTTGTTCCTGGCCGCCGGTTACGGCGTGGGCGTGCTCGAAGATATGAAGAATCCTTGGTGGATGGCCACCTCGTTCGTCGTGTGGGGCGTGTTCGTCCGCATGGTTGCCGTGCTGCACACCACTTGGTTCGTCAACTCGGCGAGCCACATGTGGGGCTATCGCAACTACGAAACGACCGACGACAGCAAGAACAACTGGTGGGTCGCGATCATCGCCTACGGCGAAGGTTGGCACAACAATCACCACGCCTGGCCGCGGATGGCTCCTCACGGCCATCGCTGGTGGGAATTTGATGTCACCTATTGCATCATTCGCCTGATGCGTTGGACGGGCTTGGCCTGGAACGTTGTCGACTATCAACGTAAGGGCACCAAGGTCGATCTGTCGACCGCGCCGAAAGATGGCCACATGGATAAAGTGGCTGCCTAG
- a CDS encoding heme-binding protein, whose translation MRKPQPNVRRPVNQRRLALEQLEQREMNAVLPNSPAIIAQLALDQNIPNVTETEAQVLLARAAAASNSEDAIIAVVDRGGKILGVRMEQDVLDHITDEAIRVFAIDGAVSKARTAAFFANDQAPLTSRTIRNLSQSTITQREVEANPNVPDPLVNNPFNDADPTARTYGPGFVAPIGDGGHFPQGITNAPPVDLFGIEHQSRDSIIHPGLDGVKGSADDIVLASRFNVDTAFIPAGKEIDAPESYGYQSDRLPYAQSRGIATLPGGIPLFKVIGGKPILVGGIGVFFPGDDGYATFEQNFVQAPTETAKPQTNEERLNAPKVLEAEWMAFAAAGGATGLKTLKGQSVKVGAINGVPALPNYDMQAIPGRIDLAGITLEVVGPNPTAKNKLPGVETIQRVGNIVSAGGDGTSGDDQIVLPGGDLYLNGETVPSGWLVMPHASPSGSSTLTAADVQKIIDQGIAEANKTRAAIRLDLTGKTAKAGQRTQMVFAVADRDGNVLGLYRMPDATVFSIDVAVAKARNTAYYADASAIQPADLVDDDILLARGSITAADLTKNKAKTNGIVGVADLYKDKLSKSQAVPLTGNAFSNRTFRFLAEPRYPAGINSPPPIFSSLNEVEIASGVNKTRINPKTAENIGQPMLASQFQTVYGYDAFHAGRNLHDIDNIANQNGTVFFPGSSPLYVGANLQGGFGVSGDGVDQDDVVTFYGQVGYAPPTALKADQVFYREVRLPFQKFNRTPLR comes from the coding sequence ATGCGGAAGCCTCAGCCAAACGTTCGCCGACCAGTCAATCAACGGCGGTTGGCTCTGGAGCAGCTCGAGCAGCGCGAAATGAATGCCGTGCTGCCAAATTCGCCGGCGATCATTGCTCAACTGGCGCTCGATCAAAACATTCCCAACGTTACCGAGACCGAGGCACAGGTTCTGCTAGCAAGGGCGGCGGCCGCTTCAAACTCCGAGGATGCCATCATCGCTGTGGTTGACCGCGGCGGAAAAATTCTCGGCGTTCGCATGGAGCAGGACGTTCTCGATCACATCACCGACGAAGCCATTCGCGTCTTCGCCATCGATGGCGCTGTATCCAAGGCGCGCACGGCAGCTTTCTTTGCCAACGACCAGGCGCCGCTTACTTCGCGCACGATTCGCAACTTGAGCCAGTCGACCATCACGCAGCGCGAGGTCGAAGCGAATCCAAACGTCCCCGATCCGCTGGTCAACAATCCGTTCAACGATGCCGATCCCACAGCCCGCACGTATGGCCCGGGCTTCGTCGCGCCGATTGGCGACGGCGGGCATTTTCCGCAAGGCATCACGAATGCGCCGCCGGTCGATCTCTTCGGCATTGAGCACCAAAGCCGCGACAGCATCATTCATCCTGGCTTGGACGGCGTGAAGGGAAGCGCCGACGACATCGTGCTCGCCAGTCGCTTCAACGTGGATACAGCCTTCATCCCTGCCGGCAAAGAGATCGACGCGCCCGAGTCCTACGGTTATCAATCCGATCGTCTGCCGTATGCGCAATCGCGCGGCATTGCGACGTTGCCGGGGGGCATCCCTCTGTTCAAGGTGATCGGTGGCAAACCGATTCTGGTGGGTGGCATTGGCGTCTTCTTTCCTGGCGACGATGGCTATGCCACGTTCGAGCAGAATTTTGTGCAAGCTCCGACGGAGACGGCCAAGCCGCAGACCAACGAGGAACGACTCAACGCGCCGAAGGTGCTCGAAGCCGAATGGATGGCCTTTGCCGCAGCTGGCGGCGCGACGGGTTTGAAAACTCTCAAGGGACAATCGGTCAAAGTGGGCGCGATCAATGGCGTGCCGGCGCTGCCGAACTACGACATGCAAGCGATTCCGGGGCGCATCGACCTCGCGGGCATCACGCTGGAAGTGGTCGGGCCGAATCCCACTGCCAAGAACAAACTCCCCGGAGTCGAGACGATTCAGCGCGTCGGCAACATCGTAAGCGCCGGTGGCGATGGAACGAGTGGCGACGATCAAATCGTTTTGCCTGGCGGCGATCTTTATCTGAACGGCGAAACTGTTCCCTCGGGCTGGCTGGTCATGCCCCACGCCTCGCCGAGCGGATCGAGCACGCTCACGGCTGCCGACGTACAGAAGATCATCGATCAAGGCATCGCCGAAGCCAACAAGACCCGCGCCGCGATTCGCCTCGACCTGACCGGCAAAACAGCGAAGGCGGGGCAGCGGACGCAAATGGTTTTTGCCGTCGCCGACCGTGACGGCAACGTCCTCGGTCTGTATCGCATGCCCGATGCCACTGTCTTCTCGATCGACGTCGCCGTCGCCAAGGCCCGCAATACGGCTTACTACGCCGATGCGTCCGCCATTCAGCCTGCCGATCTGGTCGATGACGACATCTTGCTTGCGCGCGGTTCGATCACAGCAGCCGACCTGACAAAAAACAAAGCCAAGACCAACGGCATCGTTGGCGTAGCCGATTTGTACAAAGACAAACTGAGCAAATCGCAAGCGGTGCCGCTGACCGGCAATGCCTTTTCGAATCGAACATTCCGCTTTCTCGCCGAGCCGCGCTACCCGGCGGGCATCAACAGTCCGCCGCCGATCTTCAGTAGCTTGAACGAAGTTGAAATTGCCAGCGGCGTCAACAAAACTCGGATCAACCCCAAGACGGCCGAGAACATCGGTCAGCCGATGCTCGCGTCGCAGTTTCAGACGGTGTATGGCTACGATGCGTTCCATGCCGGCCGCAACTTGCACGACATCGATAACATCGCCAATCAAAATGGCACGGTCTTTTTCCCCGGCAGTTCGCCTCTGTATGTCGGCGCGAATCTGCAAGGCGGCTTCGGTGTGAGCGGCGACGGCGTTGATCAAGACGATGTGGTGACCTTCTACGGGCAAGTTGGTTACGCACCTCCCACCGCGCTCAAAGCCGACCAGGTCTTTTATCGCGAGGTGCGATTGCCATTCCAAAAATTCAATCGCACGCCGTTGCGCTAA
- a CDS encoding low affinity iron permease family protein, translating into MKTESWTEKFARVTTDWTGSTTAFVLALGTVIVWAISGPFFGYSETWQLVINTGTTIVTFLMVFLIQRTQNKDSRAIHLKLNELVAAMQGASNRMVNIEDISEEELKILHLHYARLAKLAADESDLTCSHSVEEADDRHEQKEASQS; encoded by the coding sequence ATGAAAACTGAATCCTGGACCGAAAAATTTGCTCGCGTCACGACCGACTGGACCGGCAGCACTACGGCCTTCGTGCTCGCGCTGGGAACGGTCATTGTGTGGGCGATCTCCGGGCCGTTTTTCGGCTATTCCGAAACGTGGCAACTGGTGATTAACACCGGCACGACGATCGTCACGTTTCTGATGGTCTTTCTCATTCAGCGAACGCAGAACAAGGACTCGCGGGCGATCCATCTGAAGCTGAACGAGCTAGTCGCGGCCATGCAGGGAGCGAGCAATCGGATGGTGAACATCGAGGACATTTCGGAGGAGGAATTGAAGATCCTCCACCTCCACTACGCTCGCCTGGCGAAGCTGGCTGCCGACGAAAGTGACCTGACCTGCTCCCACTCGGTGGAGGAGGCGGATGATCGACATGAGCAAAAAGAAGCCAGTCAGTCTTAA
- a CDS encoding polysaccharide biosynthesis/export family protein, which translates to MKMQFAFVAALLLVCGIAHHASAQTGAYAAACQSCNNGCTGNACNRTINGVDCANGDGCGEQRWHKDWGPIPWEAFQHGEYVGPSRTSHVQQYRLRVDDQVEFIYRITRSDSAKPYRLQTGDVLKIESLIDTTLNRDVTIQTDGMIILPLVGQIKVSKLTLIDVQRALEERYKKYYKIPDITVTPVKTNTRLEDLKATVDNRFFSGGMGRNVRVNPEGTVSLPGIDQVPAQGLSLEEVKREVNARYATIVEGLEITPNLAARAPRAVFVVGEVRNPGRYSLDGPTTAMQAIALGGGWLQGANLRTIVVFRRADDWRLLATKLDLRGALYGERPMPSDEIWLRDSDIVVVPKSSLQRADEIIDMVFTRGIYGVMPLNFNYQFGQGGGTIVNSP; encoded by the coding sequence ATGAAAATGCAATTTGCTTTCGTCGCTGCGCTACTGCTCGTGTGCGGCATTGCTCACCACGCCTCCGCGCAAACCGGCGCGTACGCTGCTGCTTGCCAATCGTGCAACAACGGTTGCACTGGCAACGCCTGCAATCGCACCATCAATGGTGTCGATTGCGCGAACGGCGATGGCTGCGGCGAACAACGGTGGCACAAAGACTGGGGCCCGATCCCCTGGGAAGCCTTTCAGCACGGCGAATACGTCGGCCCTTCGCGCACGTCGCACGTTCAGCAGTATCGGCTGCGCGTCGACGATCAGGTCGAGTTCATCTATCGCATCACACGTTCCGACTCGGCCAAGCCCTATCGCCTGCAAACCGGCGACGTGCTGAAAATCGAATCGCTGATCGACACCACGCTCAATCGCGATGTGACGATTCAAACCGATGGCATGATCATTCTGCCGCTGGTGGGTCAGATCAAAGTCTCAAAGCTGACGCTGATCGACGTGCAACGCGCGCTCGAAGAACGCTACAAGAAGTACTACAAGATCCCCGATATCACCGTCACGCCGGTGAAGACCAATACGCGTCTCGAAGATCTCAAAGCCACGGTCGACAACCGGTTTTTCTCCGGCGGTATGGGCCGCAACGTGCGTGTGAATCCGGAAGGAACGGTCTCGCTGCCGGGTATCGATCAAGTTCCCGCGCAAGGCCTGTCGCTCGAAGAAGTCAAACGCGAAGTCAACGCCCGCTATGCGACGATCGTCGAAGGGCTCGAGATCACGCCGAATCTGGCGGCTCGCGCGCCGCGGGCGGTGTTCGTCGTCGGCGAAGTTCGCAACCCGGGTCGCTACTCGCTCGATGGGCCCACGACCGCCATGCAAGCTATCGCGCTTGGTGGTGGCTGGCTGCAAGGTGCGAACCTCCGCACGATTGTGGTCTTCCGCCGCGCGGATGATTGGCGACTGCTGGCCACCAAGCTCGATCTGCGTGGCGCTCTTTACGGCGAACGGCCGATGCCCTCGGACGAGATCTGGCTGCGTGATTCCGACATCGTCGTGGTGCCGAAGTCGTCACTGCAACGGGCCGACGAAATCATCGACATGGTCTTCACCCGCGGTATCTACGGCGTGATGCCGCTGAACTTCAACTACCAGTTCGGCCAGGGCGGTGGCACGATCGTCAACAGCCCATAG
- a CDS encoding VOC family protein yields MPVSPIPPGMHTIQAYLVCKDAAAAIKFYEKAFGAQEIFRMPMPKSDAIMHAELKIGDSVLMLSEENPQWGTQSPLALGNTPVTLMCYVPDVDASYKQAVAAGCTSKMEPGNMFWGDRMAAVIDPFGHKWSLATHVEDVSPEEMEKRGVAFFSGQNCS; encoded by the coding sequence ATGCCCGTTTCGCCCATTCCGCCTGGGATGCACACCATTCAGGCCTATCTCGTTTGCAAGGATGCCGCGGCTGCGATCAAGTTTTATGAAAAGGCTTTCGGCGCGCAGGAAATCTTTCGCATGCCGATGCCGAAGTCGGACGCGATCATGCATGCCGAGTTGAAGATCGGCGATAGTGTGCTGATGCTGAGCGAGGAGAATCCGCAGTGGGGCACGCAATCGCCGCTGGCTCTTGGCAACACGCCAGTCACGCTCATGTGTTATGTGCCCGATGTCGACGCGTCATACAAGCAGGCGGTCGCCGCAGGTTGCACGTCGAAGATGGAGCCCGGCAACATGTTTTGGGGCGATCGGATGGCCGCCGTCATCGATCCCTTCGGCCATAAGTGGTCGCTGGCGACGCACGTCGAGGATGTCTCGCCCGAGGAGATGGAAAAACGGGGCGTGGCGTTCTTCAGCGGCCAAAATTGCTCGTGA
- a CDS encoding DUF4139 domain-containing protein: MPSVLSLRPFLQSFTAVALLLAAVPLRAEDEQPLPLKRVVLFSSSVGFFEHEGAVKDNKQIEFAFKTEDINDLLKSMVVQDRDGGFVTAVNYGSPDPLTRTLRTFTIDLTNSPTLAEIFQQLRGQEVRLEIPAQMTGVVVGVEVRQLPQGDGKLAPAEVLNVRTAEGLRSIRLDTVSRTQFVSPKIDKEFQQALDLLAAAHTSDQRRVKLDFHGKGERRVSVGYIQEAPVWKTSYRLVLNDNEAPFLQGWAIVENTTTQDWKDIKLTLVSGRPISFVMDLAQPLFMTRPIVVPEAHASLAPKVYEQDLAGREQEFRAARDKALAGFAGGGFGGGGGFGGGGMGGLADDKKARPFTTSVIPVVDGKRVHAENLDLKQGVESAAAGGDVGELFRYAIKVPVNLPRNESAMLPIVNNAVKGEKLAIYNPEVNEKHPLAGLRLTNSTELHLLQGPVTLFDGGEYAGDARIEDIAPGSTRLISYALDLETEVAIEDKPEEQTITSLQMNQGGLHAKSKITRKVEYTVKNSATAAKKMLIERPLEDNWKAVSPVPAETSRDVNRFQLTAAPGKPAKLVVVEEREAVEVFVLTKLDPAAIDHFLKLKAATPALNKAFATLLTARTKVAEISAARFENEKQIVKLGDEQARLRSNLQAIPLLKASELANEENKKSANELMQRYFKKLGSVETELETLRTSQTGIAEQETTANRELEKVQAELIVE; encoded by the coding sequence ATGCCTTCCGTTCTGTCGCTGCGCCCGTTCCTGCAATCCTTCACCGCCGTAGCGCTGCTGCTGGCGGCTGTTCCACTCCGCGCCGAAGACGAACAACCGTTGCCGCTGAAACGCGTCGTGCTGTTCAGCTCGAGCGTGGGCTTCTTTGAGCACGAGGGCGCGGTCAAAGATAACAAGCAGATCGAGTTCGCATTCAAAACCGAAGACATCAATGACTTGCTGAAGAGTATGGTAGTGCAAGATCGCGACGGCGGCTTTGTGACGGCGGTGAATTACGGTTCGCCCGATCCGCTCACGCGCACGCTGCGAACCTTCACGATCGATCTCACTAACAGCCCGACGCTGGCCGAGATTTTTCAACAGCTGCGCGGTCAGGAGGTGCGGTTGGAGATTCCTGCACAAATGACAGGGGTCGTCGTGGGCGTGGAAGTTCGCCAGTTGCCGCAGGGAGACGGCAAACTGGCTCCCGCCGAAGTGCTGAACGTGCGAACTGCCGAAGGGCTGCGCAGCATTCGTCTCGACACTGTCTCGCGCACGCAGTTCGTCAGTCCCAAGATCGACAAGGAATTTCAGCAAGCGCTCGACCTGCTCGCGGCGGCCCACACTAGTGATCAGCGGCGCGTGAAGCTCGATTTTCATGGCAAGGGAGAACGGCGTGTTTCGGTGGGCTACATCCAGGAAGCGCCGGTGTGGAAAACAAGCTATCGCCTGGTGCTGAACGACAACGAAGCGCCGTTCCTGCAAGGCTGGGCCATTGTCGAAAATACCACGACGCAGGATTGGAAGGACATCAAGCTGACGCTCGTCAGCGGCAGACCGATTTCGTTTGTGATGGATCTCGCTCAACCCCTTTTCATGACTCGGCCAATTGTGGTGCCGGAGGCGCATGCATCGCTCGCGCCGAAAGTTTATGAGCAGGATCTCGCTGGCCGAGAGCAGGAGTTTCGAGCGGCGCGCGACAAGGCTCTAGCCGGATTCGCGGGCGGCGGGTTTGGCGGAGGAGGTGGGTTCGGTGGCGGCGGAATGGGAGGCCTCGCCGACGATAAGAAAGCACGACCGTTTACTACCAGCGTGATTCCCGTTGTCGATGGCAAACGCGTGCACGCTGAAAACCTGGACCTGAAACAAGGCGTCGAATCGGCGGCTGCGGGTGGTGATGTGGGGGAGCTGTTTCGCTACGCGATCAAAGTGCCGGTCAATCTTCCTCGCAATGAATCGGCAATGCTGCCGATCGTCAACAACGCAGTGAAGGGTGAGAAGCTCGCCATTTACAATCCCGAAGTGAATGAAAAGCATCCGCTCGCGGGCCTGCGTCTGACCAACTCGACCGAACTCCATTTGTTGCAAGGTCCCGTCACGCTCTTCGACGGCGGCGAGTATGCCGGCGATGCCCGGATCGAAGACATCGCGCCCGGTTCGACGCGGCTCATCAGTTACGCGCTCGATCTGGAAACGGAAGTTGCCATCGAAGACAAACCAGAGGAGCAAACGATTACCTCGTTGCAAATGAACCAGGGCGGCCTGCATGCGAAGTCGAAGATCACGCGCAAAGTGGAATACACGGTGAAGAATTCCGCGACAGCTGCCAAGAAGATGCTCATCGAACGACCGCTGGAGGACAATTGGAAAGCAGTCTCGCCGGTTCCCGCCGAAACATCGCGCGATGTCAACCGCTTTCAACTCACGGCAGCTCCTGGCAAGCCGGCGAAGCTGGTGGTCGTCGAAGAGCGCGAAGCCGTCGAAGTGTTTGTGCTGACCAAGCTCGACCCTGCCGCGATCGACCACTTCCTCAAGCTCAAGGCAGCTACCCCTGCGCTGAACAAGGCCTTCGCAACCTTGCTCACCGCGCGCACCAAAGTTGCTGAAATCTCGGCAGCTCGCTTCGAAAATGAAAAACAGATCGTGAAGCTCGGCGACGAGCAGGCCCGGCTGCGCAGCAACCTGCAAGCGATCCCGCTACTTAAAGCCAGCGAATTGGCCAATGAAGAGAACAAGAAGTCAGCCAACGAGCTAATGCAACGCTACTTCAAAAAGCTCGGCAGCGTCGAAACGGAACTGGAGACCTTGCGCACCAGCCAAACTGGCATTGCAGAACAAGAAACGACGGCCAATCGTGAACTTGAAAAAGTGCAGGCTGAATTGATCGTCGAGTGA
- a CDS encoding HpcH/HpaI aldolase family protein, which yields MKSFKTLLAEGTLCRIFCSGRIIHPVMFDVIGMVGGFHGFWLDQEHASVSYEQIALASACGRANSMDNFVRMPMSNYAMATANLEAGAGGLMAARIESAKHAEEFMQWVKFAPRGIRGLNTSGFDADYGGKTLPELAHDANRDSFVAIQIETLGALEECDAIAAIDGVDLLFVGPSDLSQELGVLAQWESEKLWNAYAKVAAACKKHGKNWGTIAVNPAFAKRTYDMGCRMLSFGIDAVLLRRGVEATTKAFGDLF from the coding sequence ATGAAGTCGTTCAAAACCTTGCTCGCCGAAGGCACGCTCTGCCGCATTTTTTGTTCGGGCCGCATCATTCATCCGGTGATGTTCGATGTCATCGGCATGGTCGGCGGCTTTCATGGTTTTTGGCTTGATCAGGAGCATGCTTCGGTCAGCTACGAGCAGATCGCCCTCGCGTCGGCCTGCGGGCGGGCGAACAGCATGGACAATTTCGTTCGGATGCCGATGAGCAACTACGCCATGGCGACGGCCAATCTTGAAGCCGGCGCCGGCGGCTTGATGGCGGCTCGCATCGAATCGGCCAAGCACGCTGAAGAGTTCATGCAGTGGGTCAAGTTCGCGCCGCGCGGCATTCGCGGGCTGAACACCAGCGGCTTCGACGCCGACTACGGCGGCAAGACGCTGCCAGAACTCGCGCACGATGCCAACCGTGATTCCTTTGTCGCCATTCAAATTGAAACGCTGGGTGCGCTCGAGGAATGCGATGCCATCGCCGCCATCGATGGCGTCGATCTGCTCTTCGTCGGCCCCAGCGATCTGTCGCAAGAGCTCGGTGTGCTCGCCCAGTGGGAGAGCGAAAAACTCTGGAACGCCTATGCCAAAGTCGCCGCCGCCTGCAAAAAGCACGGCAAGAACTGGGGCACCATCGCGGTAAATCCCGCCTTTGCCAAGCGAACCTACGACATGGGCTGCCGCATGCTCAGCTTCGGCATCGATGCCGTGCTGCTCCGCCGCGGCGTGGAAGCAACCACGAAAGCGTTTGGAGATTTGTTCTAA